A stretch of the Vibrio sp. HB236076 genome encodes the following:
- a CDS encoding outer membrane protein transport protein encodes MKKLQKTLVASSVLLATQAFAAGFQVNEHSASGLGRAFSGEGAVADNASVIARNPAAMTLFDSAEFSGALSYIDPEIDVTNKTNGQESKDVAPSQIVPAAYYLSPINEQWAWGIGLFTYYGVATDYPDDTTAGTNAGDTSLVSVNLNPSLAYRIDEQWSVGAGLNLVYAKAELNRTYGDIGASVGASASDNFVSMEGSTWGYGWNVGAMYEYNEHNRFAATYRSKVDLEFDGDYSNSLFGVDTEAELDVPLPAIFELSAYHRLNESWAIHYGWQWTEWSDFTDLTASSDNCTFNAGTCFNKDESYEDNNRYSIGATYFLNPNWILRAGFAYDEQAGKSTLSIPDTDRYWYSAGFTYIHNPKWSVDVGMTLIDTKDIEFDETSSSGVTYDYSSEGITYIGAVQVNYKFD; translated from the coding sequence TTTGCTTGCCACTCAAGCCTTTGCGGCCGGGTTTCAAGTGAACGAACACTCGGCATCGGGCCTTGGACGTGCCTTTTCTGGTGAAGGTGCGGTGGCCGATAACGCCTCTGTGATTGCCCGTAACCCGGCGGCGATGACCTTGTTTGACAGCGCCGAGTTTTCTGGTGCCCTGTCTTACATCGATCCTGAAATTGATGTTACTAACAAAACTAATGGCCAAGAATCGAAAGACGTGGCACCGTCACAAATCGTTCCGGCTGCCTATTACCTCTCACCGATCAATGAGCAATGGGCTTGGGGGATTGGCCTATTCACTTATTACGGCGTTGCCACCGATTACCCAGATGATACCACCGCGGGCACCAATGCCGGTGACACCTCTTTGGTGAGTGTCAACCTCAACCCGAGTCTGGCCTATCGCATCGATGAGCAATGGAGTGTCGGCGCAGGCTTAAACCTTGTCTATGCCAAGGCAGAATTGAACCGAACTTATGGCGATATTGGCGCCTCTGTTGGGGCATCAGCCTCTGATAACTTTGTCAGCATGGAAGGGTCAACCTGGGGCTATGGTTGGAATGTCGGCGCGATGTACGAGTACAACGAACACAACCGCTTTGCCGCCACTTACCGCTCAAAAGTCGATCTAGAATTTGATGGCGATTACAGCAACAGTTTATTCGGTGTTGATACAGAAGCCGAACTTGATGTTCCCCTACCAGCCATTTTTGAGCTGTCGGCTTACCACCGTTTGAATGAGTCTTGGGCAATTCACTATGGGTGGCAATGGACCGAGTGGAGTGATTTTACTGATCTAACCGCATCTTCTGATAACTGTACGTTTAATGCTGGTACCTGCTTTAACAAAGATGAGTCTTATGAAGACAACAACCGCTACTCGATTGGCGCGACCTACTTCTTGAATCCAAATTGGATTCTGCGTGCCGGGTTTGCCTACGACGAGCAAGCGGGCAAATCAACCTTGAGTATCCCAGATACCGACCGTTACTGGTACAGTGCCGGCTTTACTTACATTCACAATCCAAAATGGTCGGTGGATGTTGGTATGACATTGATTGATACTAAAGACATCGAATTTGATGAAACCAGCAGCTCAGGTGTCACATACGACTACAGTTCAGAAGGTATTACTTACATTGGCGCTGTGCAGGTCAACTACAAGTTCGACTAA